In Desulforamulus hydrothermalis Lam5 = DSM 18033, a genomic segment contains:
- a CDS encoding [Fe-Fe] hydrogenase large subunit C-terminal domain-containing protein: protein MTKLTYDQIFKDLVKSAYDGKLDEGIAKLKKQGDGDVEKYIQYAVGGGDPDRVVYKVRDCSCGCEDEGCQVSCLMGAIERDEQGHVVIRGSHCTDCGQCVEVCQHDCLVDRKEFIPLVEILKNRKVPVYAIIAPAFIGQFGEEVSPGQLRAALKRLGFYGMVEVALFADILTFREALEFDAHVQKSGDFVLTSMCCPMWVSMVKKVYTRLSSHITPSVSPMVACGRSVKKLHPDAKVVFIGPCIAKKAEAKEPDVRDAVDVVITFKELQQIFEAVGIDPAAMVADEKEHSSTGGRIYARTGGVSKAVADTLKRIRPDKQIQIKAVQAHGVKECKQLLQDALDGKIIANFYEGMGCVGGCVGGPHVLIDPARGTELVNRYGEQANSLTPADNKYVLALLKKLGFEEIDDLFDEEKARMFSRSFL, encoded by the coding sequence GTGACAAAGTTAACATATGATCAAATTTTCAAAGACCTGGTAAAATCTGCTTATGACGGTAAGTTAGATGAGGGCATTGCCAAACTGAAAAAGCAGGGGGATGGGGATGTAGAAAAGTACATCCAATATGCAGTCGGTGGCGGTGACCCGGACAGGGTTGTTTATAAGGTAAGAGATTGCAGCTGCGGCTGCGAAGACGAAGGCTGCCAGGTATCTTGCCTGATGGGGGCCATTGAACGGGATGAGCAGGGGCATGTGGTGATCCGGGGCAGCCATTGTACAGATTGCGGTCAGTGTGTGGAGGTTTGCCAACACGATTGCCTGGTGGACAGAAAAGAATTCATACCACTGGTCGAAATCCTTAAAAACCGCAAAGTGCCTGTGTATGCCATCATAGCACCGGCTTTTATCGGGCAGTTTGGGGAGGAAGTTTCTCCCGGTCAGCTGCGAGCTGCTCTTAAAAGACTGGGCTTTTACGGTATGGTCGAAGTGGCTTTGTTTGCTGACATTCTGACTTTCCGGGAAGCCCTGGAATTTGATGCCCATGTACAAAAATCCGGAGATTTTGTGCTAACCAGCATGTGTTGTCCCATGTGGGTATCGATGGTAAAAAAAGTATATACCCGTTTGTCATCCCACATTACACCGTCGGTTTCCCCGATGGTGGCCTGCGGCCGGTCGGTTAAGAAGCTGCACCCGGATGCCAAGGTGGTTTTTATCGGGCCTTGCATTGCCAAAAAAGCTGAGGCCAAGGAACCGGATGTGCGGGATGCTGTGGATGTGGTAATCACTTTTAAAGAATTGCAGCAAATATTTGAAGCGGTTGGCATCGACCCGGCAGCAATGGTGGCAGATGAAAAAGAACATTCCTCCACCGGTGGTCGCATTTATGCCCGAACCGGCGGTGTTAGTAAAGCGGTGGCGGATACTTTGAAACGCATCAGGCCGGACAAACAGATTCAAATTAAAGCTGTCCAAGCACACGGAGTGAAAGAATGCAAACAACTGCTGCAGGATGCCCTGGACGGTAAAATTATAGCTAATTTTTATGAAGGTATGGGCTGTGTCGGAGGATGTGTGGGTGGTCCCCATGTATTAATTGACCCTGCCCGGGGTACCGAATTGGTAAACCGTTATGGTGAACAGGCTAACAGCCTAACACCGGCAGACAACAAGTATGTATTGGCATTATTAAAAAAGTTAGGCTTTGAAGAAATTGATGATTTATTCGACGAGGAAAAAGCCAGGATGTTCAGCCGCAGCTTTTTATAA
- a CDS encoding FUSC family protein — protein MGRLKKLRLKMPFGARMIKTAIAVSLSFFLAHQWNLNAVVAAVTAIVNVQPSLRRSFRNAIEQIAVHILGLAVGLVLGYLWAPGPLAMGMATPLVIWLTLKLGFSDVVMALIPMVIILSSPEEAFISEALYRSLVIFIGLGVGMVVNGLVAPPHYRDRLLCSLQRLNEVTADFFCTLAEGFIQIKLMPEAEYMQRRQEVKSLLSESRLYLELWKEQLGQDKTPYPWQDQLIEKYIDFNANLYHKSKDIYNTTIDRINWRQQMGNPDISPEFAAILAMLQHGNKDFARLNRELRQALFEGKPARHYPVDDAFWQELSDFVDKWHEKLTGAYYMHALLFLAVVANNLKFANRTAKEFLNLIHENQDLSGCEVRGKLDTGLGNP, from the coding sequence ATGGGTAGGTTAAAAAAGTTGAGATTGAAGATGCCCTTCGGAGCCAGAATGATTAAGACAGCCATAGCTGTATCGCTGTCTTTCTTTTTGGCTCATCAATGGAACCTGAATGCGGTAGTGGCTGCGGTAACTGCCATTGTTAATGTACAGCCCTCTCTCCGCAGGTCGTTTAGAAATGCCATAGAACAAATAGCAGTGCACATTCTCGGGCTGGCCGTGGGACTGGTGTTGGGTTATTTGTGGGCACCGGGGCCCTTGGCCATGGGAATGGCTACGCCGCTGGTAATTTGGCTGACCTTAAAACTGGGCTTTAGTGATGTAGTAATGGCCTTGATCCCGATGGTTATTATCTTAAGTTCGCCGGAGGAAGCTTTTATCAGCGAAGCCCTCTACCGCAGTCTGGTAATTTTTATCGGCCTGGGCGTAGGTATGGTGGTTAACGGTTTAGTGGCACCGCCCCACTACCGGGATCGGTTGCTTTGCAGCTTGCAAAGACTTAATGAAGTTACGGCAGACTTTTTCTGCACACTGGCAGAAGGGTTTATCCAAATAAAGTTAATGCCCGAGGCAGAGTACATGCAGAGACGGCAGGAAGTAAAAAGCCTGCTCAGTGAAAGCCGTTTATACCTGGAATTATGGAAAGAGCAATTAGGTCAGGATAAAACCCCCTATCCCTGGCAAGATCAACTGATTGAAAAATATATTGATTTTAATGCTAACCTTTACCATAAAAGCAAGGATATTTATAACACCACCATCGATCGTATTAACTGGCGGCAGCAAATGGGTAACCCGGACATCAGCCCGGAGTTTGCAGCAATTTTAGCCATGCTGCAACATGGCAACAAAGATTTTGCCAGGTTAAACAGAGAGCTGCGCCAGGCCTTGTTTGAAGGCAAGCCGGCTCGCCATTATCCGGTGGACGATGCCTTTTGGCAGGAATTAAGCGACTTTGTAGATAAATGGCACGAAAAACTTACCGGGGCTTACTACATGCATGCATTATTGTTCCTTGCCGTGGTGGCCAACAACCTCAAATTTGCCAACCGGACAGCCAAGGAGTTCCTTAACCTGATTCACGAAAACCAGGATTTATCCGGCTGTGAAGTGAGGGGGAAATTGGATACAGGTTTGGGTAATCCTTAG
- a CDS encoding NAD(P)/FAD-dependent oxidoreductase: protein MNNKTTLQIIIVGGGAAGLLAAVAAARHGGKVTVLEKNNRVGKKILATGNGRCNFTNMDMHISHFHGSYPKFALAALRQFNNLQTIAFFEQLGIYHKVEEKGKVFPFSNQASSILDVLRYELAELGVNTAVESEVQAINKSDKGFEVVVKGGQRYFGHRVILATGGKAAPQLGSTGSAYQLAVRLGHRLVEPLPSLVQLKLAEPWLKQIKGIKINGEAEVIVQDKTMARAEGEILFTEYGISGPPIFDLSRTAARWLQKGHRVHLKVCMLNHLSREQLAEFLSRRFQANPGKPLAFSFVGFINKQLAPVMLKQAGIQDVQKKVSEVTAAEREKILNILQDWRFAVTGTNTWTAAQVTAGGIDVRDINPRTMESHIMPGLFFAGEIMDIDGDCGGYNLQWAWSSGYVAGVSAATIAMSW from the coding sequence ATGAACAATAAAACTACCCTGCAAATTATTATTGTGGGCGGTGGAGCAGCCGGTCTGCTGGCGGCTGTTGCAGCCGCCCGGCATGGCGGCAAGGTAACCGTTTTAGAAAAGAACAACCGGGTGGGCAAAAAGATTTTGGCTACCGGTAACGGCAGATGCAATTTCACCAATATGGATATGCATATATCCCATTTTCATGGCAGTTACCCTAAATTTGCTTTGGCTGCTTTGCGGCAGTTTAATAATTTACAAACCATTGCATTTTTTGAACAGTTAGGCATATATCATAAGGTTGAAGAAAAAGGTAAGGTGTTTCCCTTTTCCAACCAAGCTTCCAGTATTTTAGATGTGTTGCGGTACGAACTGGCAGAGCTGGGGGTAAACACGGCGGTTGAGTCAGAAGTTCAGGCAATCAATAAATCAGACAAGGGTTTTGAAGTGGTGGTAAAAGGGGGACAACGTTATTTTGGACACAGGGTTATTCTAGCCACCGGAGGAAAAGCTGCCCCCCAGCTGGGTTCCACGGGCAGTGCTTACCAACTGGCTGTAAGACTGGGGCATCGCCTGGTGGAACCGCTGCCCTCTTTGGTCCAGTTAAAGCTGGCTGAGCCCTGGCTTAAGCAAATTAAAGGAATTAAAATTAACGGTGAAGCCGAGGTAATTGTTCAAGACAAAACTATGGCCAGGGCTGAAGGAGAGATTCTGTTTACCGAATATGGCATATCCGGCCCGCCTATCTTTGATCTCAGCCGTACGGCAGCCCGGTGGCTGCAAAAAGGGCACCGGGTACACCTTAAAGTATGTATGCTTAATCATTTGTCAAGGGAGCAGCTGGCAGAGTTTCTTAGCCGGCGGTTTCAGGCAAACCCCGGTAAACCCCTGGCTTTTAGTTTTGTAGGCTTTATCAACAAACAACTGGCTCCGGTTATGTTAAAACAGGCCGGTATTCAAGATGTCCAAAAAAAAGTGTCAGAAGTAACTGCCGCTGAACGGGAAAAAATCTTAAATATTTTACAGGATTGGCGCTTTGCAGTGACAGGTACTAACACCTGGACGGCCGCTCAGGTTACAGCCGGCGGTATTGACGTGAGGGATATTAACCCGCGTACCATGGAGTCGCATATCATGCCGGGACTGTTTTTTGCAGGTGAAATTATGGATATTGACGGTGATTGCGGCGGTTATAATCTGCAGTGGGCCTGGTCATCGGGTTATGTAGCAGGTGTAAGTGCAGCCACCATAGCCATGTCCTGGTAA
- a CDS encoding NAD(P)/FAD-dependent oxidoreductase encodes MIRVSGIKLTLDQDETEIRKSLLNKLKIKEKELIKYTIFKRSVDARKKDRIFFVYTVDAEVVGEDKVLSRLAGDKDVLRTPNLKYEYVKPGTLPLQNRPVIIGTGPAGLFAGLILAAMGYRPLLLERGADVDRRTEAVKNFWSGGKLDTECNVQFGEGGAGTFSDGKLTTLIRDLRCRKVLEEMVAAGAPPEIMYSHKPHVGTDILRVVVKNIRQRIISLGGEVRFQAKVTDLLVQQGTVTGVVVNEREVIDSQAVILAIGHSARDTFAMLYNKGVKISPKAFSIGVRIEHPQELIDRAQYKQFARHPRLGPAEYKLAYHSSNGRSAYTFCMCPGGLVVAAASEEGGVVTNGMSEHARNAPNANSALLVGVTPEDFGSDHPLAGVEFQRRWERQAFVLAGSNYNAPAQLVGDFLHDRPSRTIGQVVPSYRQAVTLAELKHCLPHYVVETLKEAIVEFDKKLKGFALPDAILTGVETRSSSPVRIERNEHRQANIAGLYPAGEGAGYAGGIVSAAVDGIRVAEAVAAKYKPLGDGNHEQ; translated from the coding sequence ATGATAAGAGTTTCCGGCATTAAATTAACCTTGGATCAGGACGAAACAGAAATCCGGAAAAGTTTACTTAATAAATTAAAAATAAAGGAAAAGGAATTAATTAAATACACTATTTTCAAAAGATCGGTGGATGCCAGAAAAAAGGACAGGATTTTTTTTGTATATACGGTAGATGCTGAAGTGGTCGGTGAGGATAAAGTTTTAAGCAGGTTGGCCGGTGATAAAGATGTGTTGCGCACGCCTAATTTAAAATATGAATATGTCAAACCAGGTACATTGCCCCTGCAAAACCGGCCTGTCATTATTGGCACCGGCCCGGCGGGTTTGTTTGCCGGTCTGATTTTGGCTGCTATGGGTTACCGCCCTCTGCTGCTGGAACGGGGAGCTGACGTGGATCGGCGCACCGAGGCGGTAAAAAACTTTTGGTCCGGCGGCAAACTGGACACCGAGTGCAATGTGCAGTTTGGGGAAGGTGGTGCCGGTACTTTTTCGGATGGTAAACTAACCACCCTGATCAGGGATTTGCGCTGCCGCAAAGTGCTGGAGGAAATGGTGGCGGCCGGTGCACCGCCTGAAATCATGTATTCCCACAAGCCCCATGTGGGAACAGATATTTTGCGAGTGGTAGTTAAAAACATCCGGCAGCGCATCATCAGTCTGGGTGGTGAGGTGCGTTTTCAAGCCAAGGTAACTGATTTATTGGTGCAACAGGGGACGGTTACCGGGGTGGTGGTTAATGAGCGGGAAGTAATTGACTCGCAAGCAGTAATTTTAGCCATCGGACACAGCGCCCGGGATACCTTTGCCATGCTTTATAATAAGGGAGTTAAGATATCTCCCAAAGCCTTTTCTATTGGCGTAAGAATTGAGCATCCCCAGGAGTTGATTGACCGGGCCCAGTATAAGCAGTTTGCCCGCCATCCCAGGCTGGGGCCGGCGGAATATAAATTAGCCTATCATTCGTCCAACGGGCGTTCGGCTTACACCTTTTGCATGTGTCCGGGCGGCCTGGTGGTAGCAGCTGCTTCGGAAGAAGGCGGCGTGGTTACCAATGGCATGAGTGAACATGCCAGAAATGCTCCCAATGCCAACAGTGCCCTGCTGGTGGGGGTGACACCGGAGGATTTTGGCAGTGATCACCCGCTGGCCGGTGTGGAGTTTCAACGGCGTTGGGAAAGACAAGCATTTGTACTGGCAGGCAGCAACTATAACGCACCGGCCCAGCTGGTAGGTGACTTTCTGCATGACAGGCCATCCCGCACTATCGGTCAAGTGGTGCCCTCTTATCGTCAAGCTGTTACCCTGGCCGAGTTAAAGCATTGCCTGCCCCATTATGTGGTGGAAACCCTAAAAGAAGCCATTGTGGAGTTTGATAAAAAGTTAAAGGGTTTTGCTTTACCGGACGCGATACTCACCGGGGTTGAAACCAGGAGTTCTTCACCGGTTCGCATTGAGAGAAATGAACACCGGCAAGCCAATATTGCCGGCTTGTATCCGGCGGGCGAAGGGGCCGGCTATGCCGGCGGAATTGTTTCAGCGGCAGTGGATGGCATTCGGGTGGCTGAGGCTGTGGCAGCTAAATATAAACCTCTGGGAGACGGCAATCATGAACAATAA
- a CDS encoding class I SAM-dependent methyltransferase → MGHVFDTRKMAKLDNPRRKELIPPDQVLQLLQVREGEVMLDVGCGIGYLTLPAARRVGPGGFVYGLDIQETMLVEALARSKQLALKNIAWVLTAPDYISLPDASVDCVTMVMVAHEVPDLAAMLKECRRVMRPGARIGIVEWNNTFTEMGPPLEERLKADDLLSAMQQQGFSCRQRVELSPAACLYMAVWQPK, encoded by the coding sequence ATGGGTCATGTTTTTGATACCAGGAAAATGGCAAAATTAGATAATCCACGCCGTAAAGAGCTGATACCTCCCGATCAAGTATTGCAGCTGTTACAGGTGAGGGAAGGGGAAGTGATGCTGGATGTGGGCTGTGGCATTGGTTACCTGACTTTGCCGGCAGCCCGGCGAGTAGGTCCCGGAGGCTTTGTTTACGGGTTGGATATTCAGGAGACCATGCTGGTAGAGGCATTAGCGCGCAGTAAACAACTTGCTCTGAAGAATATTGCCTGGGTTTTAACTGCCCCGGATTATATCAGTTTGCCGGATGCCAGTGTGGATTGTGTAACTATGGTGATGGTGGCCCACGAAGTACCCGATCTGGCGGCAATGCTCAAGGAATGCCGGCGGGTTATGCGGCCGGGGGCCCGGATCGGCATAGTGGAATGGAACAACACCTTTACAGAAATGGGGCCGCCCCTGGAAGAAAGGTTAAAGGCGGATGATTTGTTGTCCGCCATGCAGCAGCAGGGATTCAGTTGCCGGCAAAGGGTGGAACTAAGCCCGGCAGCCTGTTTATATATGGCAGTTTGGCAGCCGAAATAA
- a CDS encoding globin-coupled sensor protein, with product MNQLTNQAVKLAKRQAQLAYLDITEREEQIMAAHKDLFTREADRTVDNFYRHVLKFPYLKELIAKYSTVERLKETQKQYFISLCDPVDENYINRRLAIGKKHQQIGLYPKWYLGSYQIYNAEIQRILTDHHGSCTEAYAEALTAFLKRLNLDMQLAIENYILDQLQQLIAFQQDIGSVAEIIDDIAEQTNMLSLNASIEAARAGDHGRTFAVVAQEVRKLAERSSQSAKDIAKMVISNQQAIEKMKKSAEE from the coding sequence TTGAACCAATTGACCAACCAAGCTGTCAAGCTGGCAAAACGGCAGGCTCAACTGGCCTATCTGGATATCACCGAACGGGAAGAACAAATTATGGCTGCTCATAAGGATTTGTTCACCAGAGAAGCAGACCGGACAGTAGATAATTTTTACCGGCATGTGCTAAAGTTTCCTTATTTAAAGGAACTGATTGCCAAATACAGTACGGTAGAGCGGTTAAAGGAGACCCAGAAGCAATATTTTATTTCTTTGTGTGATCCGGTTGATGAAAATTACATTAACAGAAGACTGGCCATCGGCAAGAAGCATCAGCAAATAGGTTTATACCCCAAATGGTATTTAGGGTCATATCAAATTTATAACGCTGAAATCCAGCGCATCCTGACTGATCATCACGGCAGTTGCACAGAAGCTTATGCCGAGGCGTTGACGGCCTTTTTAAAAAGGCTTAACTTGGATATGCAGCTGGCCATTGAAAACTACATTTTAGACCAACTGCAGCAGTTAATTGCTTTCCAGCAAGACATTGGTTCGGTGGCTGAGATTATAGATGATATTGCTGAGCAAACCAACATGCTGTCCCTTAATGCCTCTATTGAAGCGGCCAGGGCGGGAGATCACGGCCGCACCTTTGCGGTGGTAGCCCAGGAAGTAAGAAAACTGGCTGAACGGTCCTCCCAATCGGCCAAAGACATTGCCAAGATGGTTATTTCTAACCAGCAGGCCATAGAAAAAATGAAAAAATCGGCCGAAGAATAA